The stretch of DNA TTGCTCGACAGGGCGACCTCCGACGACCCGGCGAGCGGCCTGGCCGCCGTCGGGGCGCTGCGTGAGCTCGCCGACCGCCTCGAGGCGCTGCAGGTGGAGCGTGCGCGGCGGCTCGGCTGGTCGTGGCAGCAGGTCGCCGCCGCCCTGGGCGTGTCCCGACAGGCCGTCCACCAGAAGTACGGGAAGAGGTTGGGCTGATGTTCGAGAGGTTCACGCAGGACGCCCGCACCGCCGTGGTGCTGGCACAGGAGCTCGCGCGCGAGCTGCACGCCGACCGGGTCGGCACCGAGCACATGCTGGTCGGCGCGGTGCGGACCGAGGGGTCGGCCGCCTCTCGCGCGCTCGCCTCGCTCGGCATCCGCCCGGCCGACGTCGACGCCGCGGTGCGGCGCCGCAGCAGCACCGGGCTCGACGCGGACGCCCTCGCGGCGCTCGGCATCGACCTCGAGGCCGTCCGCGCCCGGGCCGAGCGGCTGTTCGGCGTCGGTGCGCTCGACCGGCCCGCACCCGGCCGGGGCGGCCGACGAGGCACCCACGTCCCCTTCGACACCACCGCCAAGAAGCTGCTCGAGACCACCCTGCGCGAGGCCGTCGCAGCCGGGCACCGGCGCATCGACACCGGCCACGTGCTGCTCGCGGCCGTGCGTCTCGACGAGGTCCCGGCGCACCAGGTGCTGCTCGGCCTCGGGCTGGCGCCCGAGGAGGTCCGGCGGGCAGTCCGACGGGCGTGGGCCGAGCCCGACGACGGCCCGGCCAGCGTTCTGGTCGGCTGAGGCCGCCCCGGCGTCAGAGACTCAGCCGGACCACGTTCCAGGACACCGGCGGCACGGTCAGGCTGAGCCTTCCGTCCTCGACGGTCGCGGTCGCGTTGGAGCGGGGCGCCACGCTGCTGTCGTCGTCCACCGTCGCCTGCCAGGTGTGGTCCGGGTTCGACAGCGTGCTCGCGGAGGTGAGCCGCAGCCCCGGGATCGAGCGCAGGTCCACCTCGAGGCGCGCCTCCTGGGTGGTCGACCGGTTGACGGCGAACAGCGCCACGGCACCGGTCTCGGGATCGTGGGTCGCGACCGCATCGACCAGGGGCGCGTCCCCGAACTTGGCCGTCTCGTACGTCGGCACGTCGATCGCCACCTGCAGCACGTCGCCGACGGCGGCGGACGACGCCTGCGCGAACGGGTGGAAGATCGTCTGCTTCCACGACCGGCCGCCCGGCTCGGTCATGATCGGCGCGATCACGTTGACCAGCTGGGCCAGGCTCGCCGCGGCGACGCGGTCGGTGTGCCGCAGCAGGCTGATCAGCAGGCTGCCGACAACCACGGCGTCCGCCACGTTGTAGCGGTCCTCCAGCAGGACGGGCGCCACCGGCCAGTCGTCGCCGGTCGGCGGCTGGGACTCGGCGCGGTGCTGGTACCAGACGTTCCACTCGTCGAACGAGATCGCGATGCGCTTGGACAGCTTCTTGTGGGCGCGGACGGCGTCCGCCGTCGCCGCGACCGACGTGATGAAGTGGTCCATGTCGAGCGCCGAGGCGAGGAACGAGCCGAGGTCACCGTCCTGCTCGCAGTAGTACGCGTGCGCCGAGATCATGTCGACCTGCTCGTAGGCCTCGGTCAGCACGGTCTGCTCCCACTCGCCGAAGGT from Cellulomonas sp. NTE-D12 encodes:
- a CDS encoding helix-turn-helix domain-containing protein, coding for MTAMTDELLDRATSDDPASGLAAVGALRELADRLEALQVERARRLGWSWQQVAAALGVSRQAVHQKYGKRLG
- a CDS encoding Clp protease N-terminal domain-containing protein encodes the protein MFERFTQDARTAVVLAQELARELHADRVGTEHMLVGAVRTEGSAASRALASLGIRPADVDAAVRRRSSTGLDADALAALGIDLEAVRARAERLFGVGALDRPAPGRGGRRGTHVPFDTTAKKLLETTLREAVAAGHRRIDTGHVLLAAVRLDEVPAHQVLLGLGLAPEEVRRAVRRAWAEPDDGPASVLVG
- a CDS encoding alpha-N-arabinofuranosidase, with amino-acid sequence MFTATLTLDPAFRVGPVRRRTFGSFVEHLGRCVYTGIHDPSHPTADADGFRKDVIELTRELGVSTVRYPGGNFVSGYRWEDGIGPVDRRPRRLDLAWHSTEPNLVGVDEFMRWAAAAQVEPMMAVNLGTRGVQEALDLLEYCNVPGGTALSDLRRANGAQAPYKVKMWCLGNEMDGPWQIGHKTAHEYGRLAAETARAMRMIDPDLELVASGSSGVGMPTFGEWEQTVLTEAYEQVDMISAHAYYCEQDGDLGSFLASALDMDHFITSVAATADAVRAHKKLSKRIAISFDEWNVWYQHRAESQPPTGDDWPVAPVLLEDRYNVADAVVVGSLLISLLRHTDRVAAASLAQLVNVIAPIMTEPGGRSWKQTIFHPFAQASSAAVGDVLQVAIDVPTYETAKFGDAPLVDAVATHDPETGAVALFAVNRSTTQEARLEVDLRSIPGLRLTSASTLSNPDHTWQATVDDDSSVAPRSNATATVEDGRLSLTVPPVSWNVVRLSL